The genomic region TCAGTTCCCTGCTGCACAGTCCCGAGACAGCCCGCTCCAATCACGGAACAGCTCACAATCAGCACGAGCAATACGTTTCGTAACATGAGATGCGTGGTACCGATAGCCGATTAGCGCTGGTTTCCAGAGCTTTACCGAGTTGGCACGTCTGATACATGTCTCTCTCGAACGATTTTCATCGTTCCTGCTTAGAACCATCGGGTGTCTCTATATCCCCATCCGAGACCACCAGTGGGTTCTGCACGGTGCTAGTCTCGGCCGGTACACACCAGAATAGGACGAGCAGGGTCCGCACAACGAACAGGTCACGCCCATCGAACGAACCGCTTTTTCCCGCTGGTCCCTCACCACCAGTCACGCATGGAGTCACTCGAAGCGGAACTCAAGCGTGCCAGGGACCTCGACGTCGCCAGCCTCGCCGACGCCATCGAGGACATCGGCTTCGAGTGCACACGCTGTGGGGCCTGCTGCACGTCGGAAGCCGAGGACCCACACACCGCGACCGTCTTCCCCGACGAGGTTCGCGAGGTGCAGGAGACGACGGAGTACGACTGGCGTGACGTGGCCCGGCCGATGCCCTACGGCCTGACCGAGAACTCCGATGGGAACGTGGAAGGCGAGACGTTCGAGTGGGCGCTCCAGACCGACTCCTGTGGCGACTGCACCTTCTACACCGAAGACGACGACGGCGTCGGTGCGTGTTCGGTCCACGGCTCTCGCCCGCTCATCTGCCAGACCTACCCCTTCAGCGTCGCACTTTCGGGGACGAGCCAGCCGATGGGCGAGGCAGTAGACGAGTCCGGCATCGTTCGCGCCCACGAGTGCGAGGGCCTGGGCCGGGACATCACCCGCGACGATGCTGAAGAACTGGCCGCGGCGCTCAAGGAGCGGGCAGTGCGAGAACTCGAAGAAGCAATCGGTGTGCGGGACAACTACGACCCGGACGCGGCGGCGAGCGAGCCGGTGGTCGTCCACGACTCAGAAGGCGCTAAACGGCCGGACGGAACGAGAACCGAGTGAGAAGACGAGACCGATTCAAAACGTCTCTTCGATGATCTCGCCGACGGCGAAGTTCGACTTCACCTCGGTGATCTCGACCTTGACGCGCTCGCCAACCTCGGCACCGGGGACGATGATGACGTAGCCGCGCTCGACGCGCGCGATGCCGTCGCCTTGCTTGCCGATGTCCTCGATCTCGACGTAGCGTGTTTCGCCGGCTTCCACCGGGGGCTGGGGCTCCGACGGTGCGGTGCCCGTGCTTTCGGTCGGCTCGGT from Haloarchaeobius sp. HME9146 harbors:
- a CDS encoding YkgJ family cysteine cluster protein, which codes for MESLEAELKRARDLDVASLADAIEDIGFECTRCGACCTSEAEDPHTATVFPDEVREVQETTEYDWRDVARPMPYGLTENSDGNVEGETFEWALQTDSCGDCTFYTEDDDGVGACSVHGSRPLICQTYPFSVALSGTSQPMGEAVDESGIVRAHECEGLGRDITRDDAEELAAALKERAVRELEEAIGVRDNYDPDAAASEPVVVHDSEGAKRPDGTRTE
- a CDS encoding TRAM domain-containing protein, with protein sequence MEISDKLLCLFSAEIEGDEGSFTVEVPRQEIENGSVEPGSTYRVALIAREETETTEPTESTGTAPSEPQPPVEAGETRYVEIEDIGKQGDGIARVERGYVIIVPGAEVGERVKVEITEVKSNFAVGEIIEETF